The Thermobifida halotolerans sequence GCCGCCCGGGGCGCCGACCGGGTGAACGGTGCGGCCGTCCTCACCGTCCCCTCACGACCGTGCCGACGTTCCACGGCCGTCGACACGGCGGTCGCGTCCCCGCGGTCCGGCGGACGCGGAGACACCCCCACGGGCCGTGGTCGAGTGACCGATCGGAAGGGAGCGTGGTGACGGTGACCGGCGGCAGCAGGAGGGCCATTCCCCTCGACCGGATCTCGGCGGTGGTCTTCGACATGGACGGAGTCATCACCGACACCGCGCCGGTGCACGCCGCGGCCTGGAAACGGACCTTCGACGAGTTCCTCATCGACCTGTCCCGCGGCGGCGGGCCGCGGTTCCGGCCGTTCGACCTCAACGGGGACTACCGAAGACACGTCGAGGGGAGGACGCGCGCCGACGGTGTGCGCGGGTTCCTCGCCTCCCGCGGTATCGCCCTGCCCGGGACCGCGCCCCCCGACCGTCCCGAGGTCATCACCGTGTCCGCTCTGGGGGACCGCAAGGACCGCTACTTCATGGACTACGTCGACCGGTACGGCGCCACGGCCTACCCGTCCACGGTGGAACTCGTCCACGGACTGCGCGGCCGGGGCGTCGGGACCGCCGCGGTCTCGACGAGCCGCAACTGCGCCGCCGTGCTGCGGGCCGCCCGGGTCTGCGACCTGTTCGACGTGCGGGTCGACGGCGTCGACGCGGTCCGGATGGGACTTCCGGGCAAGCCCCATCCGGCCCTGTTCCTGGAGGCGGCCCGCCGCCTGGACGTCTCCCCCGCCGACGCGGCGGTGGTGGAGGACTCCCCCGCCGGAGTCGAGGCGGGACGGCGCGGCGGTTTCGCGCTGGTGGTCGGGGTGGACCGCGCCCACCGGCGTGCCGACCTGCGGGCGCGGGGAGCCCACGTGGTCGTGGCCGACCTGTCGGGACTCGAACTCACCGAGGCGGAGGTCTCCTCGTAACCCGTGGCCGCCGCGCCACCGGTCCGACAGCACTCCGCCCGTGTTCCAGCAGGCCACGGCTGTGCACTGCCTCTGCCGGGGCCGCGTTGACGGGACCGGGACGGAGGTCCCGCCCGGGCACTTCCTTGGCCCCTGGACGGGGGCCGCCCCGTGCGGTTGGCTGGGTGGTGGGCAGGGGAAATCCGCTGACAGGGGGCTTCGATGAACCCGACACCACGGAAGAACCGGATCGTTGTCGGTTTCGACGGTTCGGCCATATCCCTGGCCGCTCTGGACTGGGCGGCGGAGGAGGCGCGCGCCCGAGACAGCGAACTGTGGGTGGTGCACGTTCTCGACGACGGCCCGGCCACCCGCCCCAGTTACGCCGGCGCCCCTCCCTCGCAGGCCGACCGCCATTCCCGCCTCGTGCGTCACCTGCACCGGGCGGTGCGGGAGGCCGAACGCATCTGGCCGCGGATCGTCCCTTTCGTGGTCGGCGGCGGCCTGGTGGCGCCCGCCCTGCTGCGCGCCGCCTCCGACGCCGACCTGCTCGTGGTGGGCACGCCCGAACACCGGTCGCTCGACACGCCCACGCTCAGTTCGACCGCGGCGGCCTGCGTGCGTGAGGCCCACTGCCCTGTCGTGATCGTGTCGCACGTCGCGGGCGGCGAGAAGAGGCCGCTCGCTCTCGTCCCCGCCGCGCGGGTGGGAGCCGACGCCTGAGATGGGGCCCGGACGGGGCGGCCGTCCCGTCCGGGCCCCATCTCACGAAATGAGGCACCTGATGGTGATGTCACCGTCACATCTCCGACAACGTGCCTAGACTGGCCTCAAGGGTGGGGAACCGTCCACCGCAACGGAGCGGATCCGGCATTCCGAGGGCAGGCGATGGCTGACGGCACACCGAGCGGCGAGCGTGACAGCGTGTTCGTCCCGCACATGCGGCTGGACGAGCTGCTCAGCGAGCTCCAGACGCGGATCAACGCCGTCATGCTCACCCGCGACCGCGTGCGTTCCCTGCTCGACGCCGTCGTCTCGATCGGCACCGGCCTGGACCTGGAGAGCACGCTGCGCCGCATCGTGTCGACCGCCATGGACCTGGTGGACGCCCGCTACGGC is a genomic window containing:
- a CDS encoding HAD family hydrolase; translated protein: MTGGSRRAIPLDRISAVVFDMDGVITDTAPVHAAAWKRTFDEFLIDLSRGGGPRFRPFDLNGDYRRHVEGRTRADGVRGFLASRGIALPGTAPPDRPEVITVSALGDRKDRYFMDYVDRYGATAYPSTVELVHGLRGRGVGTAAVSTSRNCAAVLRAARVCDLFDVRVDGVDAVRMGLPGKPHPALFLEAARRLDVSPADAAVVEDSPAGVEAGRRGGFALVVGVDRAHRRADLRARGAHVVVADLSGLELTEAEVSS
- a CDS encoding universal stress protein translates to MNPTPRKNRIVVGFDGSAISLAALDWAAEEARARDSELWVVHVLDDGPATRPSYAGAPPSQADRHSRLVRHLHRAVREAERIWPRIVPFVVGGGLVAPALLRAASDADLLVVGTPEHRSLDTPTLSSTAAACVREAHCPVVIVSHVAGGEKRPLALVPAARVGADA